In Penaeus monodon isolate SGIC_2016 unplaced genomic scaffold, NSTDA_Pmon_1 PmonScaffold_8642, whole genome shotgun sequence, the sequence aaccctttttttccgcaGGGGGCGCCTTCGAGGGTTCCAAGGGTTCCGCCCCTTCGGGGCTGAGGCGACCCTTTGCCAGCTCTCTTTTCTAGGTATGGTGCCaagtttataaaaaaagtatCTTCCGCACTAGGGTGCGGGCGTCCCCCCGATGCCCCCGCCTTCCCATGTTCCGTTCTGGCGTGCCCGGGGGTATCCTCCTATGCCCCCGCCTTCCCCAACTTCCGTACTGGCGGGGCCCGGGGGCAAACCCCCTGTCCCCCCGCCTTCCGAAAATTCCGACTGGCGTGCGGGCGCTCCCCCTATGCCCCCCCCTCCGATGTTCCGTACTGGCGGGGGCCATCCTCCGATGCCCCCGCCTTCGAAGTTTCCGTACTGGGGTGCGGGATCCCATGATGCCCCCGCCTTTCCCATGTTCCTACTGGGGGGGGGCGCATCCCCATATCCCCCGCCTTCCAAGTTCCGCATGGCGTGCGGGCGACCCATGAAGCCCCCGCCTTTTTGAAGTTCCGTACGGCGTGGGGGgcccctcccccgagcccccccttttggggattcCACCCCCTGGCTCGGGCGCGTCCCCGTGATGCACCCGCTTCACGTTTACACTGTGTGCGAGTGTACTTTTTTCGACCGCCTTTTCCCATGTCCCGGACGACGGGCGCGCCCCCCCTGCGCACCCCCCTTAGGAAGATCCTCCGAGTGATGGGCCCCGAGATTTCGCCGACGTGATGGTCTTTTCCCTCTGCACTGCGCAGAGCGACTTTTGCTTGGTTCTAACCTTCCGGGCACCCCTTTTCACTGTCTCTCGATCGTACCCGCGAGAGATGGAACAGTACCCCGCAGACACCCCCGTTATTTTAAAGGacgcccggggggaaaggggttttggtacGGCTGCCACTCGCCGCTCAAGGTCGTCTGCCTGgatgacatcgtcctcgggcgccgggTGGTGAGGCCCGGTCTTTTTCATGCCCCATTGCCTGCCTTCTTACCCCGGAACAAAGGGGGGGGAACTCtcaatgctgccattgacttggatgaacgcccgggctccgcttcccccAAAGAGGCGGGCccgtgttaaaaaataaataataggttATAAAATAACCAACCCAAAATATTCTAAAAACCCAAATCTGTTACTTGGATGGGGTTGAagctccgaga encodes:
- the LOC119571913 gene encoding probable calcium-binding protein CML50 encodes the protein MGRPHAMRNLEGGGYGDAPPPSRNMGKAGASWDPAPQYGNFEGGGIGGWPPPVRNIGGGGIGGAPARQSEFSEGGGTGGLPPGPASTEVGEGGGIGGYPRARQNGTWEGGGIGGTPAP